A stretch of the Macaca mulatta isolate MMU2019108-1 chromosome 16, T2T-MMU8v2.0, whole genome shotgun sequence genome encodes the following:
- the INCA1 gene encoding protein INCA1 isoform X4, with product MNDFFSIILPAPKRKLATQPSPVMQVQDDGGNLIPFAKCSRVVSRSPPPRLPSQSLRLMPQRYGDVFWKNLSQRPSLTWLEEQHIPPMLRATGCSQLGLYPPEQLPPPEMLWRRKKRRPCLERMQQQGLGGVPARVRAVTYHLEDLRRRQSIINDCFGLPGVPWVRRRLVPPGSCTLWPPSALSQPGGTPFTIPGGCSWQRLKSKEKPLMPRYWWCPRNPRRVPSLESPPLLT from the exons atGAATGACTTCTTTTCCATTATCCTCCCAGCACCAAAAAGGAAACTAGCTACCCAGCCCAGTCCAGTCATGCAGGTGCAGGATGATGGAGGCAACCTCATCCCCTTTGCCAA GTGTTCCAGGGTGGTCAGCCGATCTCCACCACCAAGGTTGCCTTCCCAGAGCCTCAGACTCATGCCCCAGCGTTATGGAGATGTCTTCTGGAAGAACCTCAGTCAAAGGCCCAG CCTCACTTGGCTGGAGGAGCAGCACATTCCACCCATGCTG AGAGCCACTGGTTGCTCCCAGCTTGGTCTGTATCCTCCTGAGCAGCTCCCACCCCCTGAAATGCtttggagaagaaagaagaggaggccaTGTTTGGAAAGAATGCAGCAGCAGGGGCTTGGGGGTGTCCCCGCCCGGGTGAGGGCTGTCACTTACCACCTGGAGGACCTAAGAAGGCGTCAGAGCATCATCAATGA CTGCTTTGGTCTCCCTGGAGTCCCCTGGGTCAGGAGGCGGCTTGTGCCTCCAGGCAGCTGCACTCTCTGGCCTCCTTCAGCACTGTCACAGCCAGGAGGAACCCCCTTCACAATCCCTGGGGGATGCAGTTGGCAGCGTCTGAAGAGTAAAGAGAAACCACTGATGCCGAGATACTGGTGGTGCCCCAGGAACCCAAGACGAGTTCCGTCACTAGAGTCACCCCCATTGCTGACATGA
- the INCA1 gene encoding protein INCA1 isoform X6, whose protein sequence is MQVQDDGGNLIPFAKCSRVVSRSPPPRLPSQSLRLMPQRYGDVFWKNLSQRPSLTWLEEQHIPPMLRATGCSQLGLYPPEQLPPPEMLWRRKKRRPCLERMQQQGLGGVPARVRAVTYHLEDLRRRQSIINDCFGLPGVPWVRRRLVPPGSCTLWPPSALSQPGGTPFTIPGGCSWQRLKSKEKPLMPRYWWCPRNPRRVPSLESPPLLT, encoded by the exons ATGCAGGTGCAGGATGATGGAGGCAACCTCATCCCCTTTGCCAA GTGTTCCAGGGTGGTCAGCCGATCTCCACCACCAAGGTTGCCTTCCCAGAGCCTCAGACTCATGCCCCAGCGTTATGGAGATGTCTTCTGGAAGAACCTCAGTCAAAGGCCCAG CCTCACTTGGCTGGAGGAGCAGCACATTCCACCCATGCTG AGAGCCACTGGTTGCTCCCAGCTTGGTCTGTATCCTCCTGAGCAGCTCCCACCCCCTGAAATGCtttggagaagaaagaagaggaggccaTGTTTGGAAAGAATGCAGCAGCAGGGGCTTGGGGGTGTCCCCGCCCGGGTGAGGGCTGTCACTTACCACCTGGAGGACCTAAGAAGGCGTCAGAGCATCATCAATGA CTGCTTTGGTCTCCCTGGAGTCCCCTGGGTCAGGAGGCGGCTTGTGCCTCCAGGCAGCTGCACTCTCTGGCCTCCTTCAGCACTGTCACAGCCAGGAGGAACCCCCTTCACAATCCCTGGGGGATGCAGTTGGCAGCGTCTGAAGAGTAAAGAGAAACCACTGATGCCGAGATACTGGTGGTGCCCCAGGAACCCAAGACGAGTTCCGTCACTAGAGTCACCCCCATTGCTGACATGA
- the INCA1 gene encoding protein INCA1 isoform X5, producing the protein MQVQDDGGNLIPFAKCSRVVSRSPPPRLPSQSLRLMPQRYGDVFWKNLSQRPSLTWLEEQHIPPMLLPPPEMLWRRKKRRPCLERMQQQGLGGVPARVRAVTYHLEDLRRRQSIINELKKAQWGSSGAASEPVVLGEEGCGFPSTNEYPDLEEERATYPQEENSFLTPGRAQLLWSPWSPLGQEAACASRQLHSLASFSTVTARRNPLHNPWGMQLAASEE; encoded by the exons ATGCAGGTGCAGGATGATGGAGGCAACCTCATCCCCTTTGCCAA GTGTTCCAGGGTGGTCAGCCGATCTCCACCACCAAGGTTGCCTTCCCAGAGCCTCAGACTCATGCCCCAGCGTTATGGAGATGTCTTCTGGAAGAACCTCAGTCAAAGGCCCAG CCTCACTTGGCTGGAGGAGCAGCACATTCCACCCATGCTG CTCCCACCCCCTGAAATGCtttggagaagaaagaagaggaggccaTGTTTGGAAAGAATGCAGCAGCAGGGGCTTGGGGGTGTCCCCGCCCGGGTGAGGGCTGTCACTTACCACCTGGAGGACCTAAGAAGGCGTCAGAGCATCATCAATGA ACTGAAGAAGGCCCAGTGGGGCAGCTCTGGGGCTGCATCTGAGCCAGTGGTGCTTGGCGAAGAGGGCTGTGGATTTCCCAGCACCAATGAATACCCTGATCTGGAAGAGGAGAGGGCAACCTATCCACAGGAAGAGAACAGTTTTCTCACTCCTGGCAGGGCCCAG CTGCTTTGGTCTCCCTGGAGTCCCCTGGGTCAGGAGGCGGCTTGTGCCTCCAGGCAGCTGCACTCTCTGGCCTCCTTCAGCACTGTCACAGCCAGGAGGAACCCCCTTCACAATCCCTGGGGGATGCAGTTGGCAGCGTCTGAAGAGTAA
- the INCA1 gene encoding protein INCA1 isoform X1: MNDFFSIILPAPKRKLATQPSPVMQVQDDGGNLIPFAKCSRVVSRSPPPRLPSQSLRLMPQRYGDVFWKNLSQRPSLTWLEEQHIPPMLRATGCSQLGLYPPEQLPPPEMLWRRKKRRPCLERMQQQGLGGVPARVRAVTYHLEDLRRRQSIINELKKAQWGSSGAASEPVVLGEEGCGFPSTNEYPDLEEERATYPQEENSFLTPGRAQLLWSPWSPLGQEAACASRQLHSLASFSTVTARRNPLHNPWGMQLAASEE; encoded by the exons atGAATGACTTCTTTTCCATTATCCTCCCAGCACCAAAAAGGAAACTAGCTACCCAGCCCAGTCCAGTCATGCAGGTGCAGGATGATGGAGGCAACCTCATCCCCTTTGCCAA GTGTTCCAGGGTGGTCAGCCGATCTCCACCACCAAGGTTGCCTTCCCAGAGCCTCAGACTCATGCCCCAGCGTTATGGAGATGTCTTCTGGAAGAACCTCAGTCAAAGGCCCAG CCTCACTTGGCTGGAGGAGCAGCACATTCCACCCATGCTG AGAGCCACTGGTTGCTCCCAGCTTGGTCTGTATCCTCCTGAGCAGCTCCCACCCCCTGAAATGCtttggagaagaaagaagaggaggccaTGTTTGGAAAGAATGCAGCAGCAGGGGCTTGGGGGTGTCCCCGCCCGGGTGAGGGCTGTCACTTACCACCTGGAGGACCTAAGAAGGCGTCAGAGCATCATCAATGA ACTGAAGAAGGCCCAGTGGGGCAGCTCTGGGGCTGCATCTGAGCCAGTGGTGCTTGGCGAAGAGGGCTGTGGATTTCCCAGCACCAATGAATACCCTGATCTGGAAGAGGAGAGGGCAACCTATCCACAGGAAGAGAACAGTTTTCTCACTCCTGGCAGGGCCCAG CTGCTTTGGTCTCCCTGGAGTCCCCTGGGTCAGGAGGCGGCTTGTGCCTCCAGGCAGCTGCACTCTCTGGCCTCCTTCAGCACTGTCACAGCCAGGAGGAACCCCCTTCACAATCCCTGGGGGATGCAGTTGGCAGCGTCTGAAGAGTAA
- the INCA1 gene encoding protein INCA1 isoform X2: protein MNDFFSIILPAPKRKLATQPSPVMQVQDDGGNLIPFAKCSRVVSRSPPPRLPSQSLRLMPQRYGDVFWKNLSQRPSLTWLEEQHIPPMLLPPPEMLWRRKKRRPCLERMQQQGLGGVPARVRAVTYHLEDLRRRQSIINELKKAQWGSSGAASEPVVLGEEGCGFPSTNEYPDLEEERATYPQEENSFLTPGRAQLLWSPWSPLGQEAACASRQLHSLASFSTVTARRNPLHNPWGMQLAASEE, encoded by the exons atGAATGACTTCTTTTCCATTATCCTCCCAGCACCAAAAAGGAAACTAGCTACCCAGCCCAGTCCAGTCATGCAGGTGCAGGATGATGGAGGCAACCTCATCCCCTTTGCCAA GTGTTCCAGGGTGGTCAGCCGATCTCCACCACCAAGGTTGCCTTCCCAGAGCCTCAGACTCATGCCCCAGCGTTATGGAGATGTCTTCTGGAAGAACCTCAGTCAAAGGCCCAG CCTCACTTGGCTGGAGGAGCAGCACATTCCACCCATGCTG CTCCCACCCCCTGAAATGCtttggagaagaaagaagaggaggccaTGTTTGGAAAGAATGCAGCAGCAGGGGCTTGGGGGTGTCCCCGCCCGGGTGAGGGCTGTCACTTACCACCTGGAGGACCTAAGAAGGCGTCAGAGCATCATCAATGA ACTGAAGAAGGCCCAGTGGGGCAGCTCTGGGGCTGCATCTGAGCCAGTGGTGCTTGGCGAAGAGGGCTGTGGATTTCCCAGCACCAATGAATACCCTGATCTGGAAGAGGAGAGGGCAACCTATCCACAGGAAGAGAACAGTTTTCTCACTCCTGGCAGGGCCCAG CTGCTTTGGTCTCCCTGGAGTCCCCTGGGTCAGGAGGCGGCTTGTGCCTCCAGGCAGCTGCACTCTCTGGCCTCCTTCAGCACTGTCACAGCCAGGAGGAACCCCCTTCACAATCCCTGGGGGATGCAGTTGGCAGCGTCTGAAGAGTAA
- the INCA1 gene encoding protein INCA1 isoform X3, with product MQVQDDGGNLIPFAKCSRVVSRSPPPRLPSQSLRLMPQRYGDVFWKNLSQRPSLTWLEEQHIPPMLRATGCSQLGLYPPEQLPPPEMLWRRKKRRPCLERMQQQGLGGVPARVRAVTYHLEDLRRRQSIINELKKAQWGSSGAASEPVVLGEEGCGFPSTNEYPDLEEERATYPQEENSFLTPGRAQLLWSPWSPLGQEAACASRQLHSLASFSTVTARRNPLHNPWGMQLAASEE from the exons ATGCAGGTGCAGGATGATGGAGGCAACCTCATCCCCTTTGCCAA GTGTTCCAGGGTGGTCAGCCGATCTCCACCACCAAGGTTGCCTTCCCAGAGCCTCAGACTCATGCCCCAGCGTTATGGAGATGTCTTCTGGAAGAACCTCAGTCAAAGGCCCAG CCTCACTTGGCTGGAGGAGCAGCACATTCCACCCATGCTG AGAGCCACTGGTTGCTCCCAGCTTGGTCTGTATCCTCCTGAGCAGCTCCCACCCCCTGAAATGCtttggagaagaaagaagaggaggccaTGTTTGGAAAGAATGCAGCAGCAGGGGCTTGGGGGTGTCCCCGCCCGGGTGAGGGCTGTCACTTACCACCTGGAGGACCTAAGAAGGCGTCAGAGCATCATCAATGA ACTGAAGAAGGCCCAGTGGGGCAGCTCTGGGGCTGCATCTGAGCCAGTGGTGCTTGGCGAAGAGGGCTGTGGATTTCCCAGCACCAATGAATACCCTGATCTGGAAGAGGAGAGGGCAACCTATCCACAGGAAGAGAACAGTTTTCTCACTCCTGGCAGGGCCCAG CTGCTTTGGTCTCCCTGGAGTCCCCTGGGTCAGGAGGCGGCTTGTGCCTCCAGGCAGCTGCACTCTCTGGCCTCCTTCAGCACTGTCACAGCCAGGAGGAACCCCCTTCACAATCCCTGGGGGATGCAGTTGGCAGCGTCTGAAGAGTAA